Below is a genomic region from Rhodohalobacter sp. 614A.
CATATTGGGACCGAAAAGTGAAAGATGCATTGATTGCCCGAACATTCGCGCCTTCCGGTGGATTTGTTCAACCACAATTAACCAATGCAGCAGAACTTGAGGGAAAAGGTCTTGAGATAGAATTTGATACAGATCTTTACCAAGGACAAAACTTCTCTCTGAATGTGTTTGCGTCGGCTGCATATCTCTGGGAACAGGTGAAATCTCTGGGTGGTGCCCCGCCAATTAAAGTGGATGCTACCTATGTACGAGACCGAATGTATGTTCAAGAAGGATATGCTCCCGGAGTTTATTTCGGGGCAATGTCCGCTCCGGGAGTAACAAGCCCAATTGATATTAACCGTGATGGAATACCGGACAGCCAGGGCGAACTGGAAACTTATTTCAGTCAGCCTCGCGATCCATCTGAATTTGCGCCAAGTTATATTATGGTTGCCGGTCCGGATGGTGAACCAACCGTAGGAGGTACAGGTTATTTGGGTCATTATTTGGGCAAGCCAACTCCCGATTGGGAAGGATCATTTGGGTTTTCCGCCAATTTTCTGAAGAATTTCAATCTTTCTACCCGCTTCCAATACGCTACAGGCAACTATTACCATCATAACCTGACGATTGCTTTCCGTCGTTCAAATGCAGGAATTGGCCGAAATTATATGCCGGCTTCTACACTGGAAGGGATTCTGAAAAACCCCGCTTCATCGACAGCCGAGAGGGTAGATGCAGCTCGTACATGGGCTAGAGAAATGGTAGGACTTTCGCCGTTCGACGGGTTGAATGAAGTTTCCGAAGCCGATTACATCCGATGGAGTAATCTAAGCATATCTTATAATCTCCCGGCGACTTTGATAAGCAGAACCGGATTGAGAAGTGCATCTATAACGGCGTCTGGTAATAATCTTGCCCTTTGGACAAAATACAACGGTGTGGATCCCACAGCTACAGGCGAGGGTTCCGATGGAGGAGACGGAGGTCTCTATGAAAACTTTGGCCAGGGAATGGATACGTACGCAATCCCTCTCTTAAGAACGTACTCACTTTCTCTTAACGTAGGCTTTTAAGGAGAAACAGAATGGTTCTTAAAAAAAATCTGACAAATATAATCCGATCAACTATGAAACTCGTAAAAAGAAAAAAATCTCTCATACTTTTATCGGTCCTCTTTTTGTTTGCCGGGGCCGGTTGCGACAGCCTGCTGGATGTAGAGAATCCCAATAGCCTTACCGAAGATGATATCTATAATCCGTCTTCGGCTACAGGTTTAAAGAACGGGCTATTGCACCAGCTAATGGTTGGGATGAGCTGGACGTATGCCGCAACATCCACAACGAGTGACGAGCTCTATTGGACTGGCTCATATGAATCATACAGTGATTTTGATTCAGGAAATCTTGACGTGAACACGAATGAGATTGTCGTAGCCGGATTCCCGGAAATAAGCCAGGCCCGTTATATGGGGGATCTGGCTGTAGAAACGCTTACCGAAATAGACGGTGATGGCGAACTGGGAGATCCTACAGACCTGACGCGATCGTTGATTTATTCTGCCCTCGTAAAAATTATCATCGCTGAAAATTATGATAATTTTGTGATCTCTGACCGGCAGGATACCTCGCCTCCGGTAGGAGCGGATAATATGGATTCCTTTTTTACCGAGGCGATCACTTTGCTCGACCGCGCTGTAAGCCGGTCAGAAAACAGCACATTAGAGGCGCAGGCCCTTGGGCTTCGGGCCAGGGCTAAACACAGTTTGGGTATGTGGGCAAAGCTGAATCCGGCCGGCAGTGTTCCCGCGAACCCGTTGGTTTCCGGTTCAGGTGCATCAG
It encodes:
- a CDS encoding RagB/SusD family nutrient uptake outer membrane protein; the encoded protein is MKLVKRKKSLILLSVLFLFAGAGCDSLLDVENPNSLTEDDIYNPSSATGLKNGLLHQLMVGMSWTYAATSTTSDELYWTGSYESYSDFDSGNLDVNTNEIVVAGFPEISQARYMGDLAVETLTEIDGDGELGDPTDLTRSLIYSALVKIIIAENYDNFVISDRQDTSPPVGADNMDSFFTEAITLLDRAVSRSENSTLEAQALGLRARAKHSLGMWAKLNPAGSVPANPLVSGSGASADAEAAIALMDGDYKATFNYQSALFTNYMAGQVNSRGEITPIDPIFSDLKTGEPDPRATVIISDFTDIATYTENYPPYTWVSAREMHLIVAEEAVGSDNLRAVDHINFVRGLDGLPEVTAGDDLVAFIEHERRANLFFQGRRLLDMYRFGTSAPQWDASQDPVGTLLPIPQNEVEANPEI